The following are from one region of the Nostoc cf. commune SO-36 genome:
- a CDS encoding sunset domain-containing protein: MKGASRRPKVGDTILYQLTTQANGKVSASNASIEGVISQTLQKKQNINKRRLLPKFIGIGVMFMIVILSQEFSPSRSPSLIKLVTKPKCKIKGNISIDSRAKVYHVPGAEDYESTVIDPARGERWFCTESEAVTNGWRKAPK, encoded by the coding sequence TTGAAGGGAGCATCTCGCCGTCCGAAAGTGGGAGATACGATTCTTTACCAGCTAACAACTCAAGCAAATGGAAAAGTTAGCGCTTCTAATGCCTCTATTGAAGGGGTTATATCTCAAACTTTGCAGAAAAAACAAAATATCAATAAACGCAGGTTACTGCCAAAATTTATTGGTATTGGGGTTATGTTCATGATTGTGATTCTTTCACAAGAATTTAGCCCTAGTCGCTCTCCTTCTCTAATTAAATTAGTAACTAAACCTAAATGCAAAATCAAAGGTAACATCTCTATTGATAGTAGGGCTAAGGTTTACCATGTTCCAGGAGCCGAAGATTATGAATCAACAGTCATTGATCCAGCGCGTGGAGAAAGATGGTTTTGCACCGAGTCAGAAGCAGTGACAAATGGTTGGCGTAAAGCACCAAAGTAG
- the rppA gene encoding two-component system response regulator RppA: MRVLLVEDETDLGDAIKRTLTQHKYLVDWVLDGNDAWAYLENSWTQYTLAIFDWMLPGISGLELCKQLRSHKNSLPVLMLTAKDSMEDKVAGLDAGADDYLVKPFGMAELLARLRALQRRSPQFQPQELTVGNLTLDYGNNLVIGQNAAGNKHEITLTNKEFQLLEYFMKHPNQIVTTEQIRNQLWEVSAEPVSNVVAAQMRLLRRKLANSGCENIIETLHGTGYRLNLTVDSSRF; the protein is encoded by the coding sequence ATGCGAGTGCTATTAGTAGAGGATGAAACAGATTTAGGCGATGCCATTAAGCGAACTCTTACCCAACACAAGTATTTAGTCGATTGGGTACTGGATGGTAATGATGCATGGGCATATTTAGAAAATAGCTGGACACAATATACACTCGCTATTTTCGATTGGATGCTACCAGGAATATCAGGATTAGAATTGTGCAAACAACTACGCTCCCATAAAAATTCTCTGCCTGTGTTGATGCTCACAGCCAAAGACAGCATGGAAGATAAAGTGGCTGGGCTAGATGCAGGTGCAGATGATTATTTAGTAAAGCCATTTGGCATGGCAGAATTATTAGCAAGATTGCGAGCATTGCAGAGGCGATCGCCCCAATTTCAACCCCAGGAATTAACTGTTGGCAATCTAACTTTAGATTACGGCAATAATTTAGTTATTGGTCAGAATGCTGCGGGAAATAAACACGAAATTACTCTAACAAATAAAGAATTCCAGTTACTAGAATATTTTATGAAGCACCCAAACCAAATTGTTACTACAGAACAAATTCGCAATCAGCTTTGGGAAGTAAGTGCAGAACCAGTTAGTAATGTGGTAGCTGCTCAAATGCGGTTACTGCGTCGCAAACTAGCTAATAGTGGTTGCGAAAACATAATTGAAACTTTGCATGGTACGGGATATCGTCTGAATCTTACTGTTGACAGTTCACGTTTTTAA
- a CDS encoding efflux RND transporter permease subunit, which translates to MLNTILKWSIIQRWIVVLLAIVVTIWGTYNLTQMPLDVFPDFAPPQVEIQTEAPGLAPEEVETLITLPIESAVNGTPGVETVRSSSAVSISVVKVIFKWGTDVYQARQLVTERLQQVIQKLPEGVENPQISPISSPIGTVLQYAFTAETTPLMEVRCLIDRDVTNRLLAVPGISQVIVYGGDIRQYQILVNPAKLKAFNVTLDEVTSAARGANVNAAGGFLVNPDQELIIRGLGRIESIEQLGKSAITARNGTPVLLQDVADVRIGAGLKRGDGSLDGKPAIVVMVNKQPQNDTPTVTKAVENAIAEIKSSLPQDVKVTETFRQENFIEAAIENVTSSLRDGIIIVSIILLMFLMNWRTAIITLSAIPLSVLIGMMILGLFGQGINTMTLGGLAVAIGSVVDDSIVDMENCYRGLRKNQVASNPVHPFKVVYDSSVEVRVSVIFSTIIIGVVFAPIFTLTGVEGRIFAPMGVAYLVSIFASTLVAMTLSPALCAILLANRQLPADDTWISALSQRIYRPLVNFSIRFPTIILAVAGASLVASLVILPSLGRVFLPEFQEPSLVNTVLLYPGSSLEATNQVGFALEDALKDDKRFKTVQLRAGRAAGDADAGGVNLGHLDVELSPAGLKDREGSIEKLRQEFAKIPGVASNIGGFISHRMDEVLSGVRSAIAVKIFGPDLAELRHIGSEVQSAMTGISGIVDLQLEPQVPIKQVQIQFNREAAARYGLTVGQLTEMLETALNGRVVSQVLEGQQLFDLVVWLQPESRNNLDVIRNLLVDTPTGQKIPLAQLASIDYGTGPNTINRENVSRLIVVSANVSGRDLGSAVEEIQTKVSQAIQLPTGYFIQYGGQFESEQRATQNLLVFGGLAIVIIAVLMYFAVKSVTAMLMIMINLPLALVGGIFSIALGGGIISIASLVGFITLFGIATRNGLLLVDNYNNKLAQGMPLKQVIVEGSMERLVAILMTALTSALGMIPLVIGTGAGKEILQPLAIVVLGGLFTSTALTLLVLPALYALFGKLLMPKQTLSDGEHSTTIGAAFDW; encoded by the coding sequence ATGCTCAATACCATCCTCAAGTGGTCAATTATCCAACGCTGGATAGTCGTGCTACTCGCAATAGTAGTCACAATTTGGGGTACATATAACCTCACCCAAATGCCCCTAGATGTCTTTCCTGACTTCGCCCCGCCCCAAGTCGAAATTCAAACCGAAGCCCCAGGACTAGCACCAGAAGAAGTTGAAACACTAATTACCTTACCAATTGAAAGCGCCGTTAATGGTACACCAGGAGTAGAAACGGTACGTTCTTCCTCTGCTGTCAGCATCTCCGTTGTCAAAGTCATCTTTAAATGGGGGACTGATGTTTATCAAGCCCGTCAACTAGTAACAGAACGATTACAGCAGGTAATACAAAAATTACCAGAGGGCGTGGAAAATCCCCAAATTTCGCCCATTTCTTCCCCCATTGGCACAGTTCTACAGTACGCCTTCACTGCTGAAACAACCCCACTTATGGAAGTGCGGTGTTTAATTGACAGGGATGTTACCAATAGATTGCTAGCTGTACCGGGGATTTCTCAAGTAATTGTTTATGGTGGTGATATTCGCCAGTATCAGATATTGGTGAATCCAGCGAAATTAAAAGCCTTCAATGTCACCTTAGATGAAGTCACATCTGCGGCTAGAGGAGCTAACGTCAATGCTGCGGGTGGCTTTTTGGTCAATCCAGACCAAGAGTTAATTATTCGTGGCTTGGGGCGCATCGAGTCAATTGAGCAACTGGGTAAATCTGCAATAACGGCACGTAACGGAACGCCTGTACTGTTGCAAGATGTGGCAGATGTCCGCATTGGAGCCGGCTTAAAACGTGGCGATGGCAGTTTGGATGGTAAACCAGCAATTGTGGTGATGGTCAACAAACAGCCGCAGAATGATACTCCCACAGTTACGAAAGCAGTTGAAAATGCGATCGCAGAAATTAAATCTAGCTTACCCCAAGATGTCAAAGTCACAGAAACCTTCCGCCAAGAAAACTTTATTGAAGCTGCGATTGAAAACGTTACCAGTTCTCTGCGCGATGGCATTATCATCGTTTCCATCATCTTGTTGATGTTTTTGATGAACTGGCGCACCGCGATTATTACCCTCAGCGCCATTCCTTTATCAGTCTTGATTGGCATGATGATTCTGGGCTTATTTGGCCAAGGTATCAACACGATGACACTGGGAGGATTAGCTGTTGCCATTGGTTCAGTCGTGGATGACTCAATTGTAGACATGGAAAACTGTTACCGGGGTCTACGCAAGAACCAAGTAGCAAGCAATCCGGTGCATCCCTTTAAGGTTGTTTATGATAGTTCTGTAGAAGTTAGAGTCAGTGTTATTTTCTCAACGATAATTATTGGCGTTGTCTTTGCCCCAATTTTCACTCTTACAGGTGTGGAAGGTCGGATATTTGCGCCAATGGGTGTTGCTTATTTGGTATCAATTTTTGCTTCTACCTTAGTGGCAATGACCTTATCCCCGGCACTTTGTGCGATTTTGCTAGCAAATCGACAACTACCAGCCGATGATACCTGGATAAGTGCTTTATCACAACGAATTTATCGACCTCTGGTCAATTTTTCCATCCGTTTCCCGACAATTATTTTGGCAGTGGCGGGTGCATCTTTAGTAGCATCTTTGGTGATTTTACCGAGTTTGGGAAGGGTATTTTTACCAGAGTTTCAAGAACCATCCTTAGTGAACACAGTTTTGCTTTATCCAGGGAGTTCTCTGGAGGCGACAAACCAAGTCGGATTTGCGTTGGAAGATGCGCTTAAAGACGACAAGCGATTTAAGACAGTGCAATTACGAGCCGGACGCGCGGCTGGTGATGCGGATGCTGGGGGGGTGAATTTGGGACATTTAGATGTGGAATTGAGTCCAGCAGGATTAAAAGATCGAGAAGGGAGTATTGAGAAGCTGCGGCAGGAGTTTGCTAAAATTCCTGGAGTTGCTTCCAACATTGGCGGATTTATCTCGCACCGCATGGATGAGGTATTATCAGGAGTAAGAAGTGCGATCGCAGTTAAAATATTCGGCCCTGATTTAGCAGAATTACGCCACATCGGCTCTGAAGTTCAATCTGCAATGACAGGTATTTCAGGAATTGTGGACTTACAACTCGAACCCCAAGTCCCGATTAAACAGGTGCAAATTCAATTCAATCGGGAAGCCGCAGCCCGTTATGGCTTAACTGTAGGTCAACTCACTGAAATGCTAGAAACCGCACTCAATGGGCGAGTTGTCTCTCAAGTACTCGAAGGACAACAATTATTTGACCTTGTAGTTTGGTTACAACCAGAATCACGCAATAACTTAGATGTAATCCGCAATTTACTAGTAGATACCCCCACAGGGCAAAAAATTCCTTTAGCGCAGCTTGCCAGCATTGATTATGGAACTGGCCCCAACACAATTAATCGGGAAAATGTCTCACGCTTAATTGTCGTTTCTGCTAATGTCTCAGGTCGAGATTTAGGCTCGGCGGTAGAAGAGATTCAAACTAAAGTTAGTCAAGCAATCCAATTACCCACAGGCTACTTTATTCAATACGGCGGTCAGTTTGAATCAGAGCAACGAGCTACGCAAAATCTACTGGTATTTGGAGGACTGGCAATTGTCATCATCGCAGTTTTAATGTACTTCGCAGTTAAATCTGTTACTGCCATGTTGATGATTATGATTAACCTACCTCTGGCGTTAGTAGGGGGTATATTTTCCATTGCTTTGGGAGGTGGGATTATATCTATCGCTTCCTTGGTAGGATTCATTACTCTATTCGGCATAGCAACGCGCAATGGACTGCTGTTAGTAGATAACTACAACAACAAATTGGCGCAGGGAATGCCTTTAAAACAAGTTATTGTTGAAGGTTCAATGGAGCGATTAGTTGCCATTTTGATGACGGCTCTAACTTCAGCTTTAGGAATGATCCCCTTAGTAATTGGTACAGGTGCAGGTAAAGAAATCTTGCAACCACTTGCCATAGTAGTGTTAGGTGGGTTGTTTACTTCTACAGCTTTAACATTATTGGTATTACCCGCATTGTATGCCCTGTTCGGGAAATTATTGATGCCTAAACAAACTCTATCAGATGGAGAGCATAGCACCACTATTGGAGCAGCTTTTGACTGGTAA
- a CDS encoding efflux RND transporter periplasmic adaptor subunit, with product MPNSLRFQPLLTMRCVSGTLVGLLLLASPVVVVAHTGHGDEFHQESETTPATSSIQVDAETAQRLGIKIEPVKSQRLAMGIKTTGQIETLPSKQVEVTTPIAGAKVVELLVEPGALVKQGQPVAILSSPDLVELRVNSQEKLAQGQADLQQALADFKLAQQNRDRYQQITTAEIAQAQSQVAFSQEKYDKDQELVAQGALPRRNALESQTQLAQAKAELSKANSRREVIEAENQLKRAQASVNVAKSRITLSNSTYETRLQQLGIRGNAKGLVTVTSSISGKVADREVTLGQTFEDAGGKLMTIVNDDQVFATANIYEKDLDKIKAGQQVRVKVASVPNRTFTGRIAVINSVVTGETQVVPVKAEINNPGGVLKPGMFADLEVLTNQSSSAILAIKSAAVVEANNKKVVYIQNGNTYQPVEVTLGQTSGDMVEVKTGLFEGDMIVTQRAPQLYAQSLRGGGKVEKQGAGEKEVTANPSSLPWWVGLGGGTVLSIVGFIGGTYWANRRTQSRLKPETPIINHNPQSSVPPQ from the coding sequence ATGCCCAACTCTCTGCGTTTCCAACCACTTCTAACCATGCGTTGTGTTTCTGGTACACTTGTCGGCTTACTATTATTGGCAAGCCCAGTAGTAGTTGTAGCTCATACCGGACACGGAGATGAATTTCACCAGGAAAGTGAAACCACTCCAGCAACTAGCTCTATTCAAGTTGACGCTGAAACTGCCCAACGCCTGGGAATAAAAATTGAGCCAGTAAAAAGCCAGCGTTTAGCTATGGGTATAAAAACCACAGGACAAATTGAAACTCTACCTAGCAAACAAGTAGAAGTCACCACACCAATTGCAGGCGCGAAGGTGGTTGAGTTATTGGTAGAACCTGGTGCATTAGTTAAACAAGGTCAACCCGTCGCTATACTATCTAGCCCAGATTTGGTAGAACTACGGGTTAACTCCCAAGAAAAACTGGCTCAAGGACAGGCTGATTTACAACAAGCCTTAGCTGATTTTAAGTTAGCGCAACAAAACCGCGATCGCTATCAACAAATTACCACAGCAGAGATTGCCCAAGCCCAAAGTCAAGTGGCATTTTCCCAAGAAAAGTATGATAAAGATCAAGAATTAGTTGCTCAAGGTGCTTTACCACGGCGTAATGCTCTCGAATCTCAAACTCAACTAGCACAAGCTAAAGCTGAACTTAGCAAAGCCAATAGCCGCCGAGAGGTGATTGAAGCTGAAAATCAACTTAAACGCGCTCAGGCATCTGTTAACGTAGCAAAATCCCGGATCACTCTCAGTAACAGCACGTATGAAACTCGGCTGCAACAACTGGGAATTCGTGGCAATGCCAAAGGATTGGTGACAGTAACATCTTCCATTTCTGGGAAGGTTGCAGATAGAGAAGTTACCCTTGGTCAAACCTTTGAGGATGCAGGTGGTAAATTGATGACGATTGTTAATGATGATCAGGTTTTTGCCACAGCAAATATATATGAAAAAGATTTAGACAAAATTAAAGCAGGACAACAAGTTAGGGTTAAAGTTGCTTCAGTTCCGAATCGGACTTTTACGGGGCGAATTGCGGTAATTAATTCTGTAGTAACAGGCGAGACGCAGGTTGTACCAGTGAAAGCCGAAATCAATAACCCTGGTGGTGTACTCAAACCAGGAATGTTTGCAGACTTGGAAGTTTTGACAAACCAAAGCTCCTCAGCTATCTTGGCGATTAAGAGCGCGGCTGTGGTAGAAGCTAATAATAAAAAAGTTGTCTACATCCAAAATGGCAATACTTATCAACCAGTTGAAGTTACATTAGGTCAAACCTCTGGGGACATGGTTGAGGTCAAAACAGGTTTATTTGAGGGAGATATGATTGTCACCCAACGCGCACCGCAACTTTACGCCCAATCTCTGCGAGGTGGGGGGAAAGTAGAGAAGCAGGGGGCAGGGGAGAAAGAAGTAACTGCTAATCCCTCATCATTACCTTGGTGGGTTGGGCTTGGGGGAGGAACTGTATTAAGCATTGTAGGCTTTATCGGCGGTACTTACTGGGCTAACCGCCGCACTCAATCCCGCCTAAAACCAGAAACACCAATAATCAATCACAACCCCCAATCCTCAGTCCCCCCTCAATAA
- a CDS encoding caspase, EACC1-associated type, whose amino-acid sequence MAKVALLIGVSEYEQGLNPLPSAIKDVEAMSQVLLNPEMGSFAKAEVLKNPLRQEMEDKIYDLYSINRNQDDVLLLYFSGHGITDSGGEFYFSTRQTRKDQQGKLVPTSAVAAREVHRWMNASKSKRMVVILDCCFGAAFAKGLTAKDSGTINLEQHLGGEGRAILTASTSTQFAFEQEGFELSIYTHYLVEGIENGAADQDGDGLISVDELHGYASSKVREVSPTMTPEFYPVKQGYRIFLAKSPKDDPKLNYRQEVESRVKSGKGKFSVFALEILESKRIDWGLTENEAKAIREEVLQPYREYERKRVQYEAALIRAVNEEYPFNEEELEEYQQHLGLRDEDIASIKQRVLAPKQAEYERQQQEIERIRQQQRAEYQRQQTGLKEKPESELSKNVFQPLSFLGIQTQPFEFETATITVKSGLFGLGKTCEINRDRTQAEFFLENLGYGVFIEMVAIPGGKFLMGSPESEPERRDSEGPQHTVTVQPFFMGKFPVTQSQWAVVTALEKVNIDLEKPQPSKFIDANLNLPVEGVSWDNAIEFCARLSHKTGKIYRLPSEAEWEYACRAGTTTPFYFGETITTDLANYNGNYTYGAGTKGEYREQTIDVGKFPPNSFGLSNMHGNIWEWCQDAWHENYNGAPPDGSPWMSRNDKRLLRGGSWRNDPGYCRSAVRSSYKRDNRSNLVGFRVVVAASLKT is encoded by the coding sequence ATGGCAAAAGTAGCATTACTAATTGGGGTTAGTGAGTATGAGCAGGGGTTAAACCCGCTACCAAGTGCTATCAAAGACGTCGAGGCTATGAGCCAAGTGTTGCTGAACCCAGAAATGGGTAGCTTTGCCAAGGCCGAGGTGCTAAAAAATCCCTTACGGCAGGAAATGGAAGATAAAATTTATGACTTATATAGTATCAATCGTAATCAGGATGATGTCTTGCTGCTGTATTTTTCTGGTCATGGCATAACTGATAGTGGCGGTGAATTTTACTTCTCAACTCGCCAAACCCGTAAAGATCAGCAAGGAAAATTAGTACCAACCTCGGCTGTAGCAGCCAGAGAAGTACATCGTTGGATGAACGCAAGCAAGTCAAAGCGAATGGTTGTAATTTTAGACTGCTGCTTTGGTGCAGCTTTTGCCAAAGGTTTGACAGCTAAAGATAGCGGCACTATCAACCTAGAACAACATTTAGGAGGTGAAGGACGGGCAATTCTTACGGCTTCGACTTCGACACAGTTTGCATTTGAGCAAGAAGGTTTTGAACTTTCAATTTATACTCACTATCTAGTTGAGGGTATTGAGAATGGCGCAGCAGATCAAGACGGGGATGGTTTGATATCGGTGGATGAGTTGCATGGGTATGCCAGCAGCAAAGTTCGAGAAGTATCTCCAACAATGACACCAGAATTTTATCCCGTTAAGCAAGGTTATAGGATTTTTCTGGCAAAGTCGCCCAAAGATGATCCTAAACTGAACTATCGCCAGGAAGTGGAAAGTCGTGTTAAGTCGGGTAAGGGTAAGTTTTCTGTCTTTGCTTTAGAAATACTGGAATCTAAGCGGATTGATTGGGGACTAACTGAAAATGAAGCAAAGGCAATTCGAGAAGAAGTTCTGCAACCATATCGGGAGTATGAGCGTAAACGAGTTCAGTATGAAGCGGCGCTAATTCGTGCAGTCAATGAAGAATATCCTTTTAATGAGGAGGAGTTGGAAGAATATCAACAACATCTAGGACTGAGGGATGAGGATATTGCCTCAATAAAACAGCGAGTGCTTGCGCCAAAACAAGCAGAATATGAGCGCCAGCAGCAGGAAATAGAAAGAATACGCCAACAACAAAGAGCCGAATATCAAAGACAGCAAACCGGATTAAAGGAAAAACCAGAGAGTGAATTATCTAAAAATGTTTTTCAACCGCTATCTTTTTTAGGTATTCAAACTCAGCCGTTTGAGTTCGAGACTGCTACTATAACTGTAAAATCAGGATTGTTTGGCTTAGGAAAAACCTGTGAAATTAACCGCGATCGCACACAAGCGGAGTTTTTCTTAGAAAATTTGGGTTATGGCGTATTTATAGAAATGGTTGCAATTCCTGGTGGGAAATTCTTGATGGGTTCCCCAGAAAGTGAGCCAGAACGACGCGATTCTGAAGGCCCCCAGCACACTGTTACTGTTCAACCTTTTTTTATGGGTAAATTTCCAGTTACACAAAGCCAATGGGCAGTTGTAACGGCGCTGGAAAAGGTAAATATTGATTTAGAAAAGCCCCAACCATCCAAATTCATAGACGCTAATCTTAATCTACCTGTTGAGGGCGTGTCTTGGGATAATGCAATTGAATTTTGTGCCAGATTATCTCACAAGACTGGGAAAATCTATCGCTTGCCTAGTGAGGCAGAGTGGGAATATGCCTGTCGTGCGGGAACTACCACCCCATTTTATTTTGGTGAGACAATTACGACTGACTTAGCAAATTATAACGGTAACTATACTTATGGTGCTGGGACAAAGGGAGAATATCGTGAGCAAACAATAGATGTCGGAAAATTTCCACCAAACTCCTTTGGTTTATCTAATATGCATGGCAATATATGGGAATGGTGTCAAGATGCTTGGCACGAAAATTATAATGGCGCGCCACCAGACGGTAGCCCTTGGATGAGTAGAAATGATAAGCGGCTGCTGCGTGGTGGTTCGTGGCGCAACGATCCGGGGTACTGCCGTTCTGCGGTTCGCAGTTCTTACAAACGTGACAATAGGAGCAACCTTGTGGGTTTCCGGGTTGTGGTTGCTGCTAGTCTCAAGACTTAG
- a CDS encoding sugar ABC transporter permease, with protein sequence MATTSTVQVTISVTELGLDEEELQAEVQNLLPQVKEVDGVEDADLVAVTEVPQGSKALGGFLLATLKAVGNPSLIKPLFEFLSTRLTGKTIEIEVEINGKKLKVKASNQEEFAFARRQAEDFMKNIKDI encoded by the coding sequence ATGGCAACCACATCTACTGTTCAGGTGACTATTTCCGTAACTGAACTGGGTTTAGACGAAGAGGAGTTGCAAGCAGAAGTACAGAATTTGCTCCCCCAGGTTAAAGAGGTGGATGGAGTAGAAGATGCAGATTTAGTGGCAGTTACAGAAGTCCCCCAAGGTTCCAAAGCTTTAGGGGGTTTCTTGTTGGCCACATTAAAAGCAGTGGGCAATCCATCTCTCATCAAGCCTTTGTTCGAGTTTTTAAGTACTAGACTTACTGGAAAAACTATTGAAATTGAAGTAGAAATCAATGGCAAGAAACTCAAAGTAAAAGCTAGCAATCAGGAAGAGTTTGCATTTGCCAGACGGCAAGCTGAAGATTTTATGAAAAATATCAAAGATATATAA
- a CDS encoding TspO/MBR family protein, whose protein sequence is MNQSNKTGIVEQFVNTLMGVKNFNQQQSPNTSIANTKELDIRAVLVYTLGTILQILVMILVLLGMEKLVMLIDNNSSFPIWFSTLFTGLFFAILSIRSRIFSLLDNTRSRQTYDQVIRPRWSPPPLAFPIVWMIIAVLRVISSVLVWQQMNHQFLVLPLILFVVHLALGDTWNTIFTVERRLGAAVPVVILGLWFSALVVTAVYWQTNSVAGMTLSFSCVWLTVAAVLVFRIWQLNGSEPLYPLKINSY, encoded by the coding sequence ATGAATCAATCCAATAAGACTGGAATAGTTGAACAGTTTGTTAATACATTGATGGGAGTAAAAAATTTTAATCAACAACAGTCTCCAAATACATCAATAGCTAATACAAAAGAACTAGATATTAGAGCAGTTTTAGTTTATACACTAGGAACCATCCTACAAATACTAGTTATGATTCTCGTGTTGCTGGGAATGGAAAAATTAGTAATGTTAATTGATAATAATTCTTCTTTTCCCATTTGGTTTAGCACTTTATTTACTGGATTATTCTTTGCTATCTTAAGTATTCGGTCACGAATTTTTTCTCTTTTAGATAATACCCGCTCTCGTCAAACTTATGACCAAGTAATCAGACCAAGATGGTCTCCTCCACCTTTAGCATTTCCCATAGTTTGGATGATAATTGCCGTTTTACGGGTAATTTCTTCTGTATTGGTTTGGCAGCAAATGAATCACCAATTTTTAGTGCTGCCTTTAATTTTATTTGTGGTACATCTGGCTTTAGGGGATACTTGGAATACGATTTTTACTGTAGAACGGAGATTAGGTGCTGCTGTACCTGTAGTTATTTTAGGCCTTTGGTTCTCTGCTTTAGTAGTCACAGCAGTTTATTGGCAAACTAATTCTGTGGCAGGAATGACTTTATCATTTTCTTGTGTGTGGCTAACTGTAGCTGCTGTATTAGTATTTAGAATTTGGCAACTAAATGGATCTGAGCCATTGTATCCTTTAAAAATTAATAGCTACTGA
- a CDS encoding MATE family efflux transporter, whose translation MFSEAKKSLALAIPLAAAQLAQSATAFVDTVMMGWLGSQTIASGGLAAITFNFCLFILTGIVSAVSPLAAQAYGAGNREKVGTIIRLGLGISLLLGIPMTLLLYNGGTLLLLLGQDANTVALAEIYLRAIALGFIPGLGFAVLKSFLSALLQPQLVMVTVVLGTLLNITVNYMLMFGKLGFPALGLAGIGWASTLSLWSMFLTLTVYICNQPDFAAYNIFRPLSKKAFSLEHRRIISEIFQIGLPIGGLIAVEVGLFTVVTFLIGQLGTNALAAHQIALQTISISFQIALGISLATTVRVGQLVGENDLVATRLAGYVGIAIAAISMGIAGITFWLVPKSIIALYIDISDPNNADVVALAVKLLGVAAIFQIVDGVQVTAAGALRGLKDTRIPMLIGIFAYWCVGLFTGYTLGISSGSGAIGLWWGLAIGLAIAAIIMTWRFSNKTISH comes from the coding sequence ATGTTTTCTGAAGCTAAAAAAAGTCTTGCGTTAGCCATACCTTTAGCAGCAGCACAATTGGCTCAATCTGCAACCGCTTTTGTGGACACAGTAATGATGGGCTGGTTGGGAAGTCAAACCATTGCATCTGGAGGTTTGGCAGCTATTACCTTTAATTTTTGTCTGTTCATCCTTACTGGTATCGTTTCTGCCGTAAGCCCCTTAGCTGCTCAAGCATACGGAGCCGGCAATAGAGAAAAAGTTGGTACAATTATCCGGCTGGGACTAGGGATATCTCTGTTATTAGGAATACCAATGACATTGCTGCTTTACAATGGAGGTACTTTATTACTTCTACTAGGGCAGGATGCTAACACAGTAGCACTAGCAGAGATTTATTTAAGAGCGATCGCACTGGGTTTTATTCCTGGTTTGGGCTTTGCAGTACTTAAAAGCTTTCTTTCTGCTTTGTTGCAACCGCAATTAGTCATGGTGACAGTGGTTTTGGGTACTCTGCTTAACATCACAGTTAACTATATGCTGATGTTTGGCAAACTGGGATTCCCTGCGCTGGGTTTAGCAGGTATCGGTTGGGCAAGCACGCTCTCACTTTGGAGTATGTTTCTTACTTTAACAGTTTATATATGTAATCAGCCTGACTTTGCAGCTTACAATATTTTTCGACCTTTATCTAAAAAAGCTTTTTCCCTAGAGCATCGCCGGATCATTAGTGAGATTTTTCAGATTGGATTGCCTATTGGGGGGCTGATTGCGGTTGAAGTGGGACTGTTCACAGTTGTTACCTTCTTAATAGGACAATTAGGAACAAACGCTCTTGCTGCTCATCAAATTGCTTTACAAACAATTTCGATATCATTCCAAATTGCACTAGGAATTTCTTTAGCAACAACAGTACGTGTTGGGCAATTAGTAGGAGAGAATGACCTAGTTGCTACCCGTTTGGCTGGATATGTAGGCATTGCCATTGCAGCTATATCAATGGGTATAGCAGGCATTACATTTTGGTTAGTACCAAAGTCGATTATTGCTCTTTATATTGACATCAGCGATCCAAACAATGCAGATGTAGTTGCCCTCGCAGTGAAATTGCTAGGAGTGGCAGCAATTTTTCAAATAGTTGACGGTGTGCAAGTTACTGCGGCGGGAGCATTACGCGGGCTAAAAGACACTCGAATTCCGATGTTGATTGGTATTTTTGCTTATTGGTGTGTTGGTTTATTCACAGGTTATACTTTGGGAATCTCGTCGGGATCTGGAGCTATTGGTCTTTGGTGGGGACTGGCTATTGGTTTAGCGATCGCTGCAATAATCATGACTTGGCGGTTTAGCAACAAAACAATTAGCCACTGA